The Desulfitobacterium chlororespirans DSM 11544 genome includes a region encoding these proteins:
- the minE gene encoding cell division topological specificity factor MinE, whose product MLEFISRMLGKEPASKNVAKERLRLVLVHDRATISPHMLNQLKEDLIKVISNYMEIDESALEVNLNQDDREVALIANIPVIKMKRDYSVKG is encoded by the coding sequence ATGTTAGAGTTTATTAGTCGAATGTTAGGAAAGGAACCCGCTTCTAAAAACGTTGCAAAAGAACGCTTAAGGCTTGTCCTCGTGCATGACCGGGCTACTATCTCACCACATATGCTTAATCAATTGAAGGAAGACTTGATCAAAGTAATTTCTAATTATATGGAGATTGACGAGAGTGCTTTAGAAGTCAACCTTAATCAAGATGATCGTGAAGTGGCCTTGATTGCCAATATTCCTGTTATAAAAATGAAACGGGATTATTCTGTCAAAGGGTAA
- a CDS encoding M50 family metallopeptidase yields the protein MEIARIQGLSIKVHPTFWLVLLAYGVLGLFTQALLIFLLVIGHELAHLLTAKAYGFRVNGLELYPFGGVAHCEDLFEGRRLEESMMALAGPVFNLILLFGAQALRWEGIWTGPTAEAFVQLNFWLAVFNLTPVLPLDGGRVVRALFCDAFGFVQATKFLARAGQFFGLILAVAGLVLVGKEIYEGIATCFLLAGFFWVSGQKEIDSARITFLRQITRKKEELLHKGIMKSKAIAVTAETPLIRIVEDLTPDRYALIHLPGGEAFGIERTLTETQVVEGMLKKGIHCPVGKL from the coding sequence ATGGAGATTGCTCGTATTCAAGGGCTCAGCATAAAAGTTCACCCGACATTTTGGTTGGTTCTGCTTGCTTATGGGGTCCTGGGATTGTTTACCCAGGCTCTTCTTATCTTCCTCCTGGTCATAGGACATGAACTGGCGCATTTGCTGACTGCTAAAGCTTATGGTTTTAGGGTTAATGGGCTGGAGCTCTATCCTTTTGGCGGAGTAGCCCATTGTGAGGATCTTTTTGAAGGTAGGAGACTTGAGGAAAGCATGATGGCTTTAGCCGGGCCTGTCTTTAATCTTATTCTTCTTTTTGGGGCTCAGGCCTTGCGCTGGGAAGGAATCTGGACGGGGCCCACAGCGGAGGCCTTTGTTCAGCTTAATTTCTGGCTGGCTGTTTTTAATCTTACACCGGTTCTCCCCCTGGATGGGGGAAGGGTGGTTCGTGCCTTATTCTGTGATGCCTTTGGCTTTGTTCAGGCCACGAAATTCCTGGCCCGGGCAGGTCAATTCTTTGGGCTGATCCTTGCCGTAGCAGGTTTGGTCCTGGTTGGGAAAGAGATCTATGAAGGAATTGCCACCTGCTTCCTTTTAGCCGGATTCTTTTGGGTATCGGGACAAAAGGAAATTGACTCGGCAAGAATTACTTTCTTACGTCAAATTACCCGTAAAAAAGAAGAACTTCTCCATAAAGGAATTATGAAGAGCAAGGCCATCGCCGTGACGGCAGAAACCCCTCTCATACGTATCGTGGAAGATTTGACTCCGGACCGCTATGCACTTATCCATCTGCCCGGAGGTGAGGCTTTTGGAATTGAGCGGACTTTAACGGAAACTCAAGTAGTGGAAGGAATGCTGAAGAAAGGGATACATTGTCCGGTGGGGAAGCTTTGA
- the minC gene encoding septum site-determining protein MinC, with product MTRTEHIALKGTREGLILYLDPEADFSLLMDELKKLLEDSDQFLQGATVRCYGGEKEYSPEQQEELTCCLAEHSLTLKGWLTAAEVYSSVRKTPAVQEELQRIPEEGLEEGPSLFVERTLRSGASIQYDGHVIVLGDVNPGAEIVAGGNIVVIGSLKGVAHAGAKGNRNSTVTAYHLVPTQLRIADLVTRSPEGEQEWRGPECARIKDGRLVVEGIQLNGLRGKGVIR from the coding sequence TTGACACGGACAGAGCATATCGCCTTAAAAGGTACTCGGGAAGGCCTCATTTTATATCTGGATCCCGAGGCAGACTTTTCGCTTTTAATGGATGAACTTAAAAAGCTGTTGGAGGACTCCGACCAATTCCTTCAAGGAGCAACGGTTCGGTGCTACGGAGGGGAAAAGGAATATTCTCCGGAGCAACAGGAAGAGCTAACCTGCTGCCTGGCCGAGCATAGCCTTACTCTTAAAGGGTGGCTTACGGCTGCAGAAGTTTATTCCAGTGTCCGGAAGACACCGGCCGTTCAGGAAGAACTCCAGCGGATTCCGGAAGAAGGGTTGGAGGAAGGTCCCAGCCTGTTTGTGGAGCGCACGCTGCGCTCAGGAGCCAGCATTCAGTATGACGGTCATGTCATCGTCCTGGGCGATGTGAATCCAGGTGCAGAAATTGTGGCCGGCGGGAATATTGTTGTGATTGGGTCCTTAAAAGGAGTTGCCCATGCAGGTGCTAAGGGTAATCGGAATTCAACAGTAACTGCTTATCATTTAGTACCAACGCAGCTGAGGATTGCCGATCTGGTGACTCGTTCTCCGGAAGGTGAGCAGGAATGGAGGGGCCCGGAATGTGCTCGGATTAAGGACGGCCGTCTTGTCGTTGAAGGGATTCAGCTCAATGGACTCAGGGGAAAAGGAGTAATCCGTTAA
- the rodA gene encoding rod shape-determining protein RodA, with protein MLDRRMLKNIDFLFILFVFLLLGTSLLIQSTASYNIYESQPFRLLKIQSVWIASGLVLCTVIAFFDYQKLRRFSWWIYAFNIALLLAVFAFGEEAKGAQRWIPITSTQNIQPSEFAKLFIIVTFADFLSKRQGKLNRFRDFIPPFLYILVPMLLIVKQPDLGTALVFVAIFIGMMFVAGANPWKFGGLIVGGALVVAVVLWLHFSDNLPGWLQFAQGLPLPLHDYQLQRLTVFLDPAADISGDGYQIIQSIWAIGSGGFWGKGYRQGTQAQLDFLPEHHTDFIFSVIGEEFGFIGTITLLFCFLIFLLRAINIGMKAKDVYGTLVAAGIVSMFTFHILVNVGMTSGIMPVTGIPLPLISYGGSAMWANLMAIGVLLSINIRRQRLMF; from the coding sequence ATGCTCGACCGTCGAATGTTGAAGAATATCGACTTTCTTTTTATCTTGTTTGTTTTTCTGCTCTTAGGCACGAGTCTCCTCATTCAGAGTACAGCTTCATATAATATCTACGAATCACAGCCTTTCCGCCTTCTGAAAATCCAGTCGGTGTGGATTGCCTCCGGACTTGTATTGTGTACGGTCATCGCTTTCTTTGACTATCAGAAGCTAAGGCGTTTTTCCTGGTGGATTTATGCTTTTAATATTGCCTTGCTGTTGGCGGTTTTTGCTTTCGGGGAAGAAGCAAAAGGGGCTCAGCGCTGGATCCCAATTACGTCCACGCAAAATATTCAGCCCTCTGAATTTGCCAAATTGTTTATTATTGTGACGTTTGCCGATTTCTTGTCTAAGCGCCAGGGAAAGCTCAATCGGTTTCGGGATTTCATTCCGCCTTTTTTGTATATACTTGTTCCCATGCTCCTTATTGTAAAACAGCCTGATTTAGGAACCGCCTTGGTGTTTGTAGCGATTTTTATCGGTATGATGTTTGTAGCGGGCGCCAATCCCTGGAAGTTCGGGGGCTTGATCGTGGGTGGGGCACTTGTTGTAGCGGTTGTACTATGGCTTCATTTTTCTGATAATCTACCGGGATGGCTGCAGTTTGCCCAGGGGCTCCCTTTACCCCTCCATGATTATCAACTGCAGCGCCTGACGGTTTTTCTCGATCCGGCTGCCGATATCAGCGGGGACGGTTACCAAATTATTCAGTCCATATGGGCTATCGGCTCAGGAGGATTTTGGGGAAAAGGCTATCGACAGGGGACGCAAGCCCAGCTCGATTTCTTGCCTGAGCATCATACCGACTTTATCTTTTCCGTAATCGGTGAGGAATTCGGTTTCATCGGCACCATTACTTTGTTATTCTGCTTCCTTATCTTTTTGCTTAGGGCGATCAATATTGGGATGAAGGCCAAAGATGTTTATGGAACGCTAGTTGCAGCCGGAATCGTCTCCATGTTTACCTTTCATATTCTCGTCAATGTAGGTATGACCTCGGGGATTATGCCGGTGACAGGAATCCCACTCCCTTTGATTAGTTACGGAGGCAGCGCTATGTGGGCCAATCTTATGGCCATTGGTGTTTTGCTTAGTATCAATATCAGGCGACAGAGGCTTATGTTTTAG
- a CDS encoding murein hydrolase activator EnvC family protein has protein sequence MNPYERWDDWEWERAAQEVGRERGFNYEERPRKRSYTRKKKPLGPLYQWTGLQKKAALSVTFFLMVFFASKGEDMLSQGIYTAYQGTVQSSNYYASLNGMALQVLGMSIENKSTAVDATMQGKFVPPVSGKVMAGFGGAGEGQAGLHNGIDVASALGIPVVAPYQGVVTQVGEDPQLGRVVKLDFGNGWTGVLGNFGDIAVAEGQRVDSGQVLGSVGLSAPLKKTWLHIELRKDGVPVDPLPYLVPAN, from the coding sequence ATGAATCCATATGAGCGCTGGGATGATTGGGAATGGGAAAGGGCGGCTCAGGAGGTGGGCCGGGAAAGAGGCTTTAACTACGAGGAGCGGCCGCGGAAGCGATCCTATACAAGAAAAAAGAAGCCCTTGGGGCCTCTGTATCAATGGACCGGTCTGCAGAAAAAGGCAGCTCTTTCCGTGACATTTTTCTTAATGGTTTTCTTCGCTTCCAAGGGAGAAGATATGCTGTCTCAAGGGATTTATACGGCTTATCAGGGAACCGTACAAAGCAGCAATTATTATGCATCCCTTAATGGCATGGCTTTGCAGGTTTTGGGGATGAGCATCGAAAATAAGAGCACAGCTGTGGACGCGACCATGCAGGGGAAATTCGTTCCCCCTGTATCAGGCAAAGTCATGGCCGGGTTTGGGGGAGCAGGGGAAGGGCAGGCCGGTCTCCACAATGGGATTGATGTGGCCAGTGCTTTAGGTATCCCCGTGGTAGCGCCTTACCAAGGGGTGGTGACTCAGGTGGGAGAAGATCCGCAACTGGGAAGAGTGGTTAAGCTCGACTTCGGCAATGGCTGGACGGGAGTGCTCGGCAATTTCGGAGATATTGCCGTGGCCGAAGGGCAAAGGGTGGATAGTGGTCAGGTGCTGGGTTCAGTAGGGCTATCAGCTCCCTTAAAAAAGACATGGCTGCATATAGAGCTTCGTAAGGATGGAGTACCTGTGGATCCCTTACCCTACTTAGTTCCTGCTAACTAG
- the mrdA gene encoding penicillin-binding protein 2, with protein sequence MEEDKERKPYTRRLWGLSAVVFLVFLILGFNLWRLQIASASYYETKAQANIMKLVSIPSNRGDIVDRNGELLVTSVPQFALTIDWMDLQSAPIDNWQEVVARLAGYIKPYWPIKEQSVENIKVDILVMMQNQQWERYRSVTVMNDVPDPLKAIIAEHKDELPGVNIEALPVRDYRKGTLAGHLLGYVREVGSEEEIASFNENPQAQEDGFKYTQGDQVGKMGVEKGYDYWLRGREGVQQVIVDNSARPIAKEVIQPSEPGKTLQLTLDAKLQAVVEKTLDDVFREYVHPEHPDSNQGAAVVIEVKTGKILAMTSHPYMDPNDLTGIISEELAEKYFRVKDAASFNRALAGTYAPGSTFKMITAMAGLQSGVVTPYEQFNSSNVAATLGTQHGIQEWLPGGFGLVNLNRAMAKSSNTYFQAVGQRVFNKNGELIKQIANEFGLGVYTGVDIPGESKGNAPSPEWKKATFGPQLEKKRDNDLAKIEEEYKVKLGSAKDEAERKQLENQRKNKINQVEADYANNAPWQVNWQQFDSFNTSIGQGDNIYTPLQLANYVATIVNGGKRMQPYMVDKILDPVTGEVIFQNQPVVKNTVSVSPEVLQTVKEAMSKVTSGEGTASGLFADVPDFSGGGKTGTAQLGSVGTAAGNLFNGVFVAFAPYDDPQIAFAGVVEYGGHGGETAGAVAKAAFMEYFGWGANK encoded by the coding sequence ATGGAAGAAGATAAAGAACGCAAACCCTATACGCGCCGTCTCTGGGGTCTCAGCGCCGTTGTGTTTCTCGTGTTCCTGATTCTCGGCTTCAACCTTTGGCGGTTGCAAATCGCCAGTGCGTCTTATTACGAGACAAAGGCCCAGGCTAATATCATGAAGCTTGTGTCCATCCCTTCCAATCGCGGAGACATTGTCGATCGCAATGGTGAATTGCTGGTTACCAGTGTGCCCCAGTTCGCCTTGACCATTGATTGGATGGATCTCCAAAGTGCTCCCATCGATAACTGGCAGGAAGTCGTTGCTCGCCTGGCTGGCTATATAAAACCCTATTGGCCGATCAAAGAGCAAAGTGTGGAGAATATTAAAGTGGACATTCTGGTCATGATGCAAAACCAGCAGTGGGAGCGTTATCGATCGGTTACGGTTATGAATGATGTGCCGGATCCCCTCAAGGCAATTATTGCGGAGCATAAGGATGAACTTCCGGGTGTTAACATCGAAGCATTGCCTGTACGTGATTATCGCAAGGGGACCTTAGCCGGTCATCTTTTAGGATATGTCCGTGAAGTAGGCAGTGAAGAGGAAATCGCTTCGTTTAATGAAAATCCTCAAGCTCAGGAGGATGGATTTAAATATACCCAAGGGGATCAGGTAGGAAAAATGGGCGTAGAAAAAGGCTATGATTACTGGCTGCGGGGCAGAGAAGGGGTCCAGCAGGTCATCGTGGACAATAGTGCCCGCCCCATTGCCAAAGAAGTCATTCAGCCCTCCGAGCCCGGGAAAACTCTGCAGCTGACCCTCGATGCCAAGCTGCAGGCTGTGGTGGAGAAGACCTTGGATGATGTGTTCAGGGAGTATGTGCATCCGGAGCATCCTGACTCCAATCAGGGTGCCGCAGTGGTCATAGAAGTTAAGACGGGAAAGATCCTGGCGATGACTTCTCATCCCTATATGGATCCTAATGATCTAACGGGGATTATTTCTGAGGAACTTGCCGAGAAGTATTTCCGAGTAAAGGATGCAGCCTCCTTTAACCGGGCTTTAGCCGGAACCTATGCCCCAGGCTCGACCTTTAAAATGATTACGGCGATGGCCGGCTTACAGTCCGGTGTAGTGACTCCCTATGAACAGTTTAACAGCTCCAATGTGGCGGCTACTTTGGGAACTCAGCATGGTATCCAGGAGTGGTTGCCGGGGGGATTTGGCTTAGTGAATTTGAATCGGGCCATGGCTAAGTCTTCCAATACTTATTTCCAAGCAGTTGGGCAAAGAGTATTTAATAAGAATGGCGAGTTAATTAAGCAGATCGCCAATGAATTCGGTCTGGGTGTTTATACGGGTGTGGATATCCCCGGTGAATCCAAGGGGAATGCTCCCTCGCCGGAATGGAAAAAGGCAACCTTCGGCCCCCAACTTGAAAAAAAGAGGGATAATGATCTTGCTAAAATCGAAGAGGAATATAAGGTTAAGCTTGGGTCAGCGAAAGATGAGGCTGAGCGGAAGCAATTAGAAAACCAGAGGAAGAACAAGATCAATCAAGTGGAAGCGGATTATGCGAATAATGCTCCCTGGCAAGTCAATTGGCAACAATTCGATTCCTTTAATACCTCGATTGGACAAGGGGATAACATTTATACGCCCTTGCAGCTGGCTAACTATGTGGCGACCATTGTCAACGGCGGTAAGAGAATGCAGCCCTATATGGTGGATAAGATTCTGGATCCGGTGACAGGTGAAGTGATTTTTCAGAATCAGCCGGTTGTAAAAAATACAGTGTCCGTTTCCCCGGAAGTATTGCAGACAGTTAAAGAAGCGATGAGCAAAGTCACCAGCGGAGAAGGAACGGCAAGCGGACTTTTTGCTGATGTTCCGGATTTCAGCGGTGGGGGTAAAACCGGAACGGCCCAGCTTGGCTCTGTAGGCACAGCTGCCGGGAATCTCTTTAATGGGGTTTTCGTGGCCTTTGCACCTTATGATGACCCGCAAATAGCCTTTGCCGGAGTGGTTGAGTACGGAGGCCATGGAGGGGAAACGGCCGGTGCTGTAGCTAAAGCTGCTTTTATGGAGTATTTTGGCTGGGGAGCAAATAAGTAA
- the minD gene encoding septum site-determining protein MinD: MGEVIVVTSGKGGVGKTTTSANIGTGLAAQGLKVVLVDTDIGLRNLDVVMGLENRIVYDIVDVTSGTCRLKQALIKDKRFENLYLLPAAQTKDKSAVSLQQMKDLCDELKKEFDYAIIDCPAGIEQGFRNAIVGADRAVVVTTPEVSAVRDADRIIGLLEAADLRSPRLIINRIRPHMVKRGDMMDISDIIDILAIELVGVIPDDESIVISTNRGEPAVMDHSSRAGEAYRRITRRIQGEEVPLMNLDAPDGFMDKVKKFFGMK; this comes from the coding sequence ATGGGTGAAGTCATTGTAGTAACCTCAGGAAAAGGTGGAGTCGGCAAAACGACCACTTCTGCAAATATCGGAACAGGACTTGCTGCACAAGGGCTTAAAGTAGTTTTGGTGGATACGGATATCGGGTTGCGCAATTTGGATGTGGTCATGGGACTTGAGAACCGCATTGTTTATGATATCGTCGATGTGACCAGCGGGACATGCCGGTTAAAGCAAGCTTTAATTAAAGATAAGCGTTTTGAAAATTTGTATCTCCTTCCGGCGGCTCAGACCAAGGACAAGTCTGCAGTAAGCCTTCAACAAATGAAGGATCTCTGCGACGAATTGAAAAAGGAATTTGATTATGCCATCATTGACTGCCCGGCAGGTATTGAGCAAGGTTTCCGCAATGCCATAGTGGGTGCTGACCGTGCCGTAGTCGTTACCACACCGGAGGTGAGTGCCGTCCGTGATGCGGATAGAATTATTGGCCTTCTGGAAGCAGCTGATTTGCGCAGTCCGCGCCTAATCATCAATCGGATTCGTCCCCATATGGTGAAACGTGGAGATATGATGGATATTTCCGATATCATCGATATTTTGGCCATTGAGCTTGTGGGAGTCATTCCTGATGATGAAAGCATCGTCATTTCTACCAACCGTGGCGAACCGGCAGTTATGGATCATTCCTCACGTGCTGGAGAGGCATACCGACGGATTACACGAAGAATCCAAGGTGAAGAGGTCCCCTTGATGAATCTCGATGCACCAGATGGGTTCATGGATAAAGTGAAAAAGTTCTTCGGTATGAAATAA